One region of Bacillus pumilus genomic DNA includes:
- a CDS encoding dipeptide epimerase, with translation MKIVDVRTCRMSVPLKKPFKTALRTVYDAASLIVIITYDQGDVSYGEAVPTTVITGETLESIDYAICEVIRPSLLGASLSEYEQIFSHMNRVLACNTSAKAAVDMAIYDGLAKQAGLPLYQYLGGYRSQLETDYTVSVNRPLEMAEDAKQYAAEGFQTLKIKVGKDDIDTDIQRIKRIREKIGPDIQIRLDANQGWTWKEAVVAIRKMEPLNIELVEQPVPKEDIEGLRRVTEATDTLIMADESIFSFHDAIKVLETRSCDLINLKLMKSGGIKEALKINALAEAYGVKCMIGSMIESKLGITAAAHLAASQPNITRYDFDAPLMLKEDMVDGGIVYKGKDIFFPPHHGLGIQGVKGVS, from the coding sequence ATGAAAATCGTTGATGTTCGTACATGTAGAATGAGTGTACCGCTAAAAAAGCCTTTCAAAACCGCTTTACGAACGGTGTATGACGCAGCATCTCTGATCGTTATCATCACATATGATCAAGGTGACGTCAGCTACGGAGAGGCAGTCCCGACAACAGTGATTACAGGTGAAACGCTGGAAAGCATCGACTATGCCATCTGCGAAGTGATCAGACCGAGTTTGCTTGGAGCTTCCTTGTCAGAATATGAACAAATTTTTTCTCATATGAACCGGGTGCTCGCTTGCAACACAAGCGCAAAGGCAGCGGTTGACATGGCCATTTATGATGGCTTAGCGAAGCAGGCAGGACTTCCGCTTTATCAATACCTTGGCGGATATCGCAGTCAGCTTGAAACCGATTATACGGTCAGTGTAAACCGTCCGCTTGAGATGGCGGAAGATGCGAAGCAATACGCAGCTGAAGGCTTTCAGACATTAAAGATCAAGGTAGGAAAAGATGATATAGATACGGATATTCAGCGTATCAAGCGAATTCGAGAAAAGATCGGGCCGGATATTCAGATTAGACTCGATGCGAACCAGGGCTGGACGTGGAAGGAAGCGGTCGTAGCCATTCGGAAAATGGAGCCACTGAATATCGAACTAGTCGAGCAACCAGTGCCAAAAGAAGATATCGAAGGCCTACGCCGTGTGACGGAGGCAACAGATACACTGATAATGGCAGACGAAAGTATTTTTAGTTTTCATGATGCGATCAAGGTGCTTGAAACGAGAAGCTGTGATTTAATCAATTTAAAATTAATGAAATCAGGCGGCATAAAAGAAGCCCTAAAAATCAATGCACTGGCAGAAGCATACGGCGTAAAGTGCATGATTGGCAGCATGATTGAGTCAAAACTTGGCATTACAGCAGCCGCTCATCTCGCCGCCAGCCAGCCAAATATCACCCGCTATGATTTTGATGCCCCGCTCATGCTAAAAGAGGACATGGTGGACGGAGGAATCGTGTACAAAGGAAAAGATATCTTTTTCCCGCCGCATCATGGGTTAGGCATTCAAGGAGTGAAAGGAGTCTCATGA
- a CDS encoding S66 peptidase family protein: MSQLPVALQTGDTVGIIAPASPPDELKLAKGIAFLESLGLKVKKGKYLGRRYGYLAGHDHERVEDLHRMFQDPEVKAVICACGGYGTGRLAEVIDYDLIRRNPKIFWGYSDITFLHTAIQQQTGLVTFHGPMLSSDVGLEEVHPYTKDTFLQLFAPKAFTYAHHLSPLHTFYPGTASGEIAGGNLALIVTTLGTPFEIDTKGKLLFIEDIDEEPYKIDRMMQHLTSAGKLDDAAGFIIGDFHQCEPKKKDQSLTLNQVWDTYIVPQKKPALGGFRIGHSSPNFAIPMGTQAALDATGKKLHISPGVAAKEAIK, from the coding sequence ATGAGCCAGCTGCCAGTGGCACTTCAAACAGGGGATACGGTGGGGATTATTGCACCAGCAAGTCCGCCTGATGAGCTGAAATTAGCAAAAGGGATTGCCTTTTTAGAAAGCCTCGGGCTAAAGGTGAAAAAAGGGAAGTATTTGGGCCGCCGGTATGGATATTTAGCAGGTCATGATCATGAAAGAGTGGAGGATCTTCATCGTATGTTTCAAGATCCAGAAGTGAAGGCGGTTATTTGCGCTTGCGGAGGATACGGGACTGGAAGACTTGCGGAAGTCATTGACTATGACCTGATTCGCCGGAATCCAAAAATCTTTTGGGGCTATAGTGATATTACGTTTTTACATACGGCCATCCAGCAGCAGACGGGTCTTGTGACGTTTCATGGGCCAATGCTTTCCTCTGATGTGGGACTTGAGGAGGTCCATCCTTATACGAAAGATACCTTTTTACAGCTGTTCGCACCGAAAGCCTTTACGTATGCGCACCACTTGTCACCCCTTCATACTTTCTATCCGGGCACCGCTTCAGGTGAGATTGCAGGAGGAAATCTTGCCCTCATCGTGACAACACTTGGTACGCCTTTTGAAATCGATACGAAGGGAAAGCTTTTGTTCATTGAAGATATTGACGAAGAACCCTATAAAATCGATCGAATGATGCAGCACCTCACATCTGCTGGAAAATTGGATGATGCGGCTGGATTCATCATTGGAGATTTTCATCAATGTGAGCCAAAAAAGAAAGATCAGTCCCTCACATTGAATCAAGTATGGGACACCTATATTGTCCCGCAAAAGAAACCTGCACTTGGGGGCTTCCGGATCGGTCATTCTTCGCCAAACTTTGCCATTCCAATGGGCACGCAGGCTGCATTAGATGCGACAGGAAAAAAACTGCACATTTCTCCAGGCGTTGCAGCGAAAGAGGCGATCAAATGA
- a CDS encoding ABC transporter ATP-binding protein, with protein MKKVLQIIDLHVSFRTYGGSVRAVRGVNVDVYEKETLAIVGESGCGKSVTSQSIMRLLPAYSAHVDRGEIWFEDRNLLSLSEKEMRAIRGVDISMIFQDPMTALNPTLTIGDQLMEAAKEHQKLTKKEVKEAAIRMLDLVGIPQPKERLKQYPHQFSGGMRQRLMIAMALICEPKVLIADEPTTALDVTIQAQILELFKEIQRKTGVTIILITHDLGVVAQVADRVAVMYGGKMVEVGTRRDIFYSPQHPYTKGLLQSVPRLDMKDELIPIEGSPPDLFAPPKGCPYTDRCPSAMKVCDHIMPHETQRSPTHKVHCWLQDERANQTVLSSTQRGSF; from the coding sequence TTGAAAAAAGTTCTACAAATCATCGATCTGCACGTCAGCTTTCGGACATATGGCGGCTCAGTTCGAGCGGTACGCGGGGTGAATGTGGATGTATATGAAAAAGAAACCCTTGCCATTGTAGGAGAGTCAGGCTGCGGGAAAAGTGTGACTTCACAAAGCATTATGAGGCTGCTGCCAGCTTACAGCGCTCATGTTGATCGGGGAGAAATCTGGTTTGAAGACCGAAATTTGCTGTCATTATCTGAAAAAGAAATGCGCGCCATACGAGGTGTCGATATTTCGATGATCTTCCAAGATCCAATGACCGCACTGAACCCAACCTTGACGATAGGGGATCAGCTCATGGAGGCGGCAAAGGAGCATCAAAAGCTGACGAAAAAAGAAGTGAAAGAAGCCGCCATTCGGATGCTTGATTTGGTCGGCATTCCGCAGCCGAAGGAAAGGTTAAAGCAATACCCTCACCAGTTCAGCGGGGGAATGAGGCAGCGGCTCATGATTGCCATGGCACTGATTTGCGAGCCCAAAGTGCTGATTGCTGATGAACCGACGACCGCACTGGATGTGACCATACAGGCACAAATATTAGAGCTGTTTAAAGAGATTCAGAGAAAAACAGGGGTCACCATTATTTTAATCACACATGATTTAGGGGTCGTCGCCCAAGTCGCAGACCGGGTAGCCGTCATGTACGGAGGGAAAATGGTGGAGGTCGGAACGAGGCGAGATATTTTTTACAGTCCGCAGCATCCCTATACAAAAGGACTTCTGCAATCCGTTCCAAGACTTGATATGAAAGATGAACTCATTCCAATTGAAGGAAGCCCGCCTGATTTATTTGCTCCGCCAAAGGGCTGTCCGTATACAGATCGCTGCCCGTCCGCCATGAAGGTGTGTGATCATATCATGCCGCACGAAACGCAGCGGTCACCTACCCACAAAGTGCATTGCTGGCTCCAAGATGAGCGAGCGAATCAAACCGTTTTATCTTCAACACAAAGGGGGAGTTTTTGA
- a CDS encoding peptide ABC transporter substrate-binding protein — translation MRKKGWIISICLFTIMLLAGCTANEQAGKGSSSNQGEKKILTLNNENEPTSFDPPIGFNNVSWQGLNNLMEGLTRLNEKHEPSPAMAEKWEISEDGKTYTFHLRDGIKWSNGDPVKASDFEYAWKRLLDPKTGSSASFLAYMIEGGEAFNSGKGNKEDVKVSAVNDKTLKVTLAYPQKSFLNMTANPAFFPVNEQVAKKDPNWAKDAKTFVGNGPFKLTEWKHDESFTMEKSETYWDKKTVKLDQVKWLMISDRNTDYQMYQSGDLDTAFVPAEQSENLLKNKDVQIEDQAGLFFYRLNVNMEPFQNKNIRKAFQMAINPQDIVDYVTKNEEKPARAFVSPGILDSKGEDFRKAGGDLLKNDKSEAAKLLEKGLKEENYSKLPAVTLTYSTKPENKKKAEAIQQQLKEALGVDVKLANMEANVFAEDQKALKFQFSQSSFLADYADPINFLESFQTGNAMNRTGWSNDTYDQLIKKASQEADEQKRNNILHDAEALLIEEAPIIPIHFYNQVHLQKEGVKGIVRHPVGYIDLKWAQVDGE, via the coding sequence ATGAGAAAAAAGGGATGGATCATCAGTATATGTTTGTTCACGATCATGCTGCTCGCAGGATGTACAGCCAATGAGCAAGCAGGGAAAGGATCATCAAGCAATCAGGGTGAAAAGAAAATATTAACCTTAAATAACGAAAATGAACCGACGTCGTTTGATCCGCCGATTGGTTTTAATAATGTATCGTGGCAAGGACTCAATAACTTAATGGAGGGATTAACAAGACTGAATGAAAAGCACGAACCATCTCCTGCAATGGCGGAAAAATGGGAGATATCAGAGGATGGAAAAACGTACACGTTCCATTTAAGAGATGGCATCAAGTGGTCAAATGGTGATCCAGTGAAAGCGAGTGACTTTGAATATGCGTGGAAGCGGCTGCTTGATCCGAAAACAGGCTCATCTGCATCGTTCCTAGCCTACATGATTGAAGGCGGAGAGGCATTTAACAGCGGAAAAGGAAACAAAGAAGACGTGAAAGTCAGCGCTGTAAATGACAAAACGCTTAAGGTCACACTGGCATATCCGCAGAAATCGTTCTTAAATATGACCGCAAACCCTGCTTTTTTTCCTGTCAATGAACAGGTAGCTAAGAAGGACCCAAACTGGGCAAAAGACGCCAAAACCTTTGTCGGAAATGGACCGTTCAAGCTGACAGAGTGGAAGCATGATGAGAGCTTCACAATGGAAAAAAGTGAGACGTATTGGGACAAAAAAACAGTCAAGCTGGATCAAGTGAAGTGGCTGATGATCAGTGATCGAAACACAGACTATCAAATGTATCAATCAGGAGATTTAGATACTGCCTTTGTCCCAGCAGAGCAAAGTGAAAATCTGCTGAAAAATAAAGATGTACAAATTGAAGACCAGGCTGGATTGTTCTTTTATCGTCTGAATGTGAACATGGAACCTTTTCAAAATAAGAACATCCGCAAAGCTTTTCAAATGGCGATCAACCCGCAAGATATCGTGGATTATGTAACGAAAAATGAAGAGAAGCCAGCACGTGCCTTCGTCTCGCCAGGCATTCTTGATTCAAAGGGTGAGGATTTCAGAAAAGCTGGCGGTGATCTTTTGAAGAATGATAAGAGTGAAGCTGCGAAGTTATTAGAAAAAGGGCTGAAAGAAGAGAACTATTCAAAACTGCCAGCCGTCACATTGACATACAGTACAAAGCCTGAGAACAAGAAAAAAGCTGAAGCCATCCAGCAGCAGCTGAAAGAAGCGCTAGGTGTAGATGTGAAGCTTGCAAACATGGAAGCCAATGTGTTTGCAGAAGATCAAAAGGCGCTCAAATTCCAATTCTCACAAAGTTCATTTTTAGCAGACTATGCAGATCCGATCAATTTCCTAGAGAGCTTTCAAACAGGGAATGCGATGAACCGGACAGGATGGTCAAACGATACCTATGATCAGCTGATCAAAAAGGCGAGCCAGGAAGCAGACGAGCAAAAGAGAAATAACATTCTTCATGATGCAGAGGCACTTCTCATTGAAGAAGCACCGATCATTCCGATTCATTTTTATAACCAAGTTCATTTACAAAAAGAAGGCGTGAAGGGGATTGTCCGTCACCCTGTTGGGTATATCGATTTGAAATGGGCACAAGTAGATGGAGAGTAA
- a CDS encoding NlpC/P60 family protein codes for MIFESKVAVANVWTAPQSPREIDQKVLQSSFKFKEWIDKQTYEEKLALCEENLIQSQVLLGERVIGLEETDGWMKVVIPQQASRKHPQGYPGYIPANQLKQVTEGSAPTISHIVCQKKAMLYRNGQADMEISFLTELAAVEETSDCFRVVTPAGTREINKADVQPVSSIFSMAGKDVVDKGKQFIGLSYLWGGMSSFGYDCSGFAYSMYKACGYLLPRDASDQAVQGTPVASSHLEQGDLLFFANDNGKGAVRHVGIYAGDGMMLHSPKTGREIELLSLVGTSYEKEWAGARRYLPSERSKGHGS; via the coding sequence ATGATATTTGAATCAAAGGTTGCAGTTGCGAACGTATGGACAGCGCCGCAGTCACCGAGAGAAATCGATCAAAAGGTACTTCAGAGCTCCTTCAAATTCAAAGAGTGGATTGACAAGCAAACATATGAAGAAAAACTGGCTTTATGTGAAGAAAATCTGATCCAGTCGCAAGTACTGCTCGGTGAACGAGTCATTGGCTTAGAAGAAACAGACGGCTGGATGAAAGTCGTTATTCCGCAGCAAGCCAGCCGGAAACACCCACAAGGCTATCCTGGCTATATACCTGCGAACCAACTAAAGCAAGTGACAGAAGGAAGTGCACCAACTATATCTCATATCGTTTGTCAGAAAAAAGCCATGCTCTATCGAAACGGGCAAGCGGACATGGAAATTAGTTTTTTAACAGAGCTCGCAGCTGTAGAAGAAACGAGTGATTGCTTTCGTGTTGTCACACCAGCAGGGACGAGAGAAATCAATAAAGCAGATGTGCAGCCAGTTTCATCCATTTTTTCTATGGCCGGCAAAGATGTTGTAGACAAGGGAAAACAATTTATTGGTCTTTCGTATTTATGGGGCGGCATGAGCAGCTTTGGCTATGACTGTTCGGGCTTTGCTTACAGCATGTATAAAGCGTGCGGATATCTTTTGCCGAGGGATGCAAGTGACCAAGCAGTGCAAGGAACACCGGTCGCATCAAGCCATTTAGAACAAGGCGACTTATTGTTTTTCGCCAATGACAACGGAAAGGGAGCAGTCCGCCATGTTGGGATCTACGCAGGTGACGGTATGATGCTTCATTCGCCTAAAACCGGCAGAGAAATTGAACTTCTTTCCCTTGTTGGCACTTCATATGAAAAAGAATGGGCAGGTGCAAGACGGTATTTGCCAAGCGAGAGGAGCAAAGGTCATGGCAGTTGA